A portion of the Adhaeribacter radiodurans genome contains these proteins:
- the solA gene encoding N-methyl-L-tryptophan oxidase, with amino-acid sequence MSSTFDVMVVGLGAAGSSALYHLSKTGKKVCGIDQFLPPHPYGSSHGQSRIIRQAYHEDPLYVPFIKRAYVLWEEIEKNSGKQLFLKTGGLMLGHPDTGVIKGAELSAKMHDIPYAYLSNQEISTRFPAFKPGNNVVGVIEENAGILFPEDCIKAHLEVAATNNSKILKNEKVTTIHTHSDVVEVVTTQGKYRANKVIIATGAWISEFIPELNLPLTVERQVLYWFKTNESRVRVDNLPIYIWEYAPGKMFYGFPDLGDGIKVAHHHAGEPTSVHTLNRNISQEEIDSMRNVISTHFNLNAAFNYGTVCMYTNTPDERFIIDYHPQHKNMIIASPCSGHGFKFASVTGRLLSQLALNEKPELDISLFSISRFNK; translated from the coding sequence ATGAGCAGCACTTTTGATGTAATGGTAGTGGGCCTTGGCGCGGCGGGCAGTTCTGCCTTGTATCATTTATCTAAAACAGGCAAAAAGGTTTGCGGCATAGACCAGTTTCTACCACCGCACCCGTATGGTTCGTCGCACGGACAAAGCCGCATTATTCGACAGGCTTACCACGAAGATCCGCTGTATGTACCTTTTATAAAGCGCGCCTATGTGCTTTGGGAAGAAATTGAAAAAAACTCAGGCAAGCAGTTATTTTTAAAAACCGGCGGATTGATGCTCGGCCACCCTGATACCGGCGTAATTAAAGGCGCCGAACTCAGCGCAAAGATGCATGATATACCTTATGCATATTTAAGCAATCAGGAAATCAGTACCCGCTTTCCGGCTTTTAAGCCAGGTAACAATGTTGTGGGCGTGATTGAAGAAAATGCCGGTATATTATTTCCGGAGGATTGCATCAAAGCTCATCTGGAGGTGGCCGCGACAAACAATTCTAAAATTTTAAAAAATGAAAAAGTTACAACCATTCATACCCATTCAGATGTTGTAGAGGTGGTGACTACTCAAGGCAAATACCGGGCAAATAAAGTAATTATTGCAACTGGTGCTTGGATAAGTGAGTTTATACCCGAACTAAATTTGCCTTTAACAGTAGAAAGGCAGGTTCTGTATTGGTTTAAAACAAATGAATCGAGAGTCCGGGTAGATAATTTACCCATTTACATTTGGGAATATGCGCCAGGTAAAATGTTTTATGGTTTTCCGGATTTAGGCGATGGTATTAAAGTAGCGCATCACCATGCCGGCGAACCCACTAGTGTGCATACCTTAAACCGGAATATAAGCCAGGAAGAAATAGATTCGATGAGAAACGTAATAAGTACTCATTTCAACTTAAATGCTGCATTTAATTACGGCACGGTATGTATGTACACCAACACGCCGGATGAGCGCTTTATTATTGATTATCATCCACAACATAAAAATATGATTATTGCTAGTCCCTGTTCGGGGCATGGTTTTAAATTTGCGAGCGTAACGGGCAGGCTATTAAGTCAGCTAGCATTAAATGAAAAACCGGAACTGGATATCTCCCTATTCAGTATAAGCCGATTTAATAAATAA
- the metQ gene encoding methionine ABC transporter substrate-binding lipoprotein MetQ translates to MQNQIKFLVTLLFSVFIVGCGAEKKNDPNHIVVGIMSGPEYQIAEAAKKVAEEKYKLNVELVSFNDYVMPNEALQQGDIDVNAFQNKPYLDIQAKQRGYKLAIVGNTFVYPLAGYSKKIKKLDELKEGNTIVIPNDPTNSARALLLMQQADIIQLRNGVGLFPTLADVTANPKNIRILEMEAPQLPRALDDRDVTIAVINATFSTPIGLNALRDGIFVEDKSSPYVNNIVAREDNKNEEKVKKFVQAYQSPEVEQAAIKAFDGGAIKGW, encoded by the coding sequence ATGCAAAATCAGATAAAATTTTTAGTAACCTTATTATTTAGTGTTTTTATAGTTGGTTGTGGCGCCGAAAAAAAGAATGATCCCAATCATATTGTGGTGGGAATTATGTCGGGTCCTGAGTACCAGATAGCTGAAGCGGCCAAGAAAGTAGCCGAAGAAAAATACAAGCTGAACGTAGAACTGGTTAGTTTTAACGATTATGTAATGCCTAACGAAGCCTTACAGCAAGGAGATATTGATGTAAACGCTTTTCAAAACAAACCTTACTTGGATATTCAGGCCAAACAACGCGGCTATAAACTAGCCATAGTGGGCAACACCTTTGTTTATCCACTGGCCGGTTATTCTAAAAAAATAAAAAAACTCGACGAGCTGAAAGAAGGGAACACCATTGTTATTCCCAATGATCCTACCAACAGTGCCCGGGCGTTATTGCTGATGCAACAGGCAGATATTATCCAATTAAGAAATGGTGTTGGCCTGTTCCCCACCCTAGCCGATGTTACCGCTAACCCCAAAAATATCCGCATCTTGGAAATGGAAGCCCCGCAACTGCCCCGCGCGTTGGACGACCGTGATGTTACGATTGCTGTTATTAACGCTACTTTCTCAACCCCTATCGGCCTTAATGCCTTACGTGACGGTATTTTTGTGGAAGACAAAAGCTCGCCTTATGTAAACAACATTGTTGCCCGCGAAGACAATAAAAATGAGGAAAAAGTAAAAAAGTTTGTCCAAGCTTATCAATCGCCGGAAGTGGAACAGGCCGCAATAAAAGCCTTTGATGGGGGCGCTATTAAGGGCTGGTAA
- the metI gene encoding methionine ABC transporter permease MetI — MSDSMLSLLVQGLLETILMTLAAGFFGFVIGLPAGVFLFMTRPGEILQNRSFNRVISIIVNIFRSIPFIILIVWMIPFTRGLVGTSIGVKAAIVPLSIGAAPFIARMIENSLLEISPGLIEAARAMGATPWQVIRKILLPEALPSIVNAATITLITLVGYSAMGGAVGAGGLGQIGYQYGYVGYDTFVMNSVLILLVALVFIIQFTGNHLSKKVDHRKSI, encoded by the coding sequence ATGTCTGATTCCATGCTATCGCTCTTGGTTCAGGGCTTACTTGAAACCATATTAATGACGCTTGCTGCCGGCTTTTTTGGCTTTGTGATAGGCCTGCCAGCCGGGGTATTCCTGTTTATGACGCGGCCCGGCGAAATACTGCAAAACCGTTCGTTTAACCGGGTAATATCCATTATTGTTAACATATTTCGTTCCATCCCATTCATTATTCTGATTGTTTGGATGATTCCGTTTACCCGCGGTTTAGTGGGTACTTCCATCGGGGTAAAAGCCGCTATAGTACCGCTGAGCATTGGCGCAGCCCCATTTATCGCCCGCATGATCGAAAACAGCCTACTGGAAATATCACCTGGGTTAATAGAAGCAGCCCGGGCCATGGGCGCTACTCCCTGGCAGGTAATACGCAAGATTTTACTACCGGAGGCTTTACCTTCTATTGTAAACGCGGCTACTATTACCTTAATTACTTTAGTGGGCTACTCGGCCATGGGTGGCGCCGTGGGTGCCGGTGGTTTAGGGCAAATTGGGTATCAATATGGCTACGTGGGTTACGATACATTCGTAATGAACTCGGTACTAATACTCTTGGTCGCGCTTGTTTTTATTATTCAATTCACTGGTAATCATCTTTCCAAGAAGGTAGATCATCGTAAATCTATTTAA
- the metN gene encoding methionine ABC transporter ATP-binding protein MetN, with protein sequence MIELKNITKTFRQKDRVVTALNGVSLQVSKGKIFGVIGASGAGKSTLIRCVNLLEKPTSGKVIVDGQDLLQLSAPQLAQARRQIGMIFQHFNLLSSRTVFDNIALPLELSNTPKQEINTRVLDLLALVGLQEKQHDYPSSLSGGQKQRVAIARTLASNPKVLLCDEATSALDPETTGSILKLLKDINQRLNITILLITHEMNVVKSICDEVGVISNGQLIEQGTVADIFSHPTTELTKKFIASSLEIELPENFKNRLSNTPDGGKHPLIQLEFSGQSVNDPVLSETARTFGVDCNIISARMEYAGGVKFGVMLIEAYSTGEQTKQVLAYFEDKRIKTQLIGYV encoded by the coding sequence ATGATCGAATTAAAAAATATAACTAAAACTTTCCGCCAGAAAGACCGGGTAGTTACCGCGCTCAACGGGGTATCGTTGCAGGTGAGTAAGGGTAAGATATTTGGGGTAATTGGCGCTTCGGGAGCGGGTAAGAGCACATTAATCCGTTGCGTAAACCTGTTGGAAAAACCTACTTCGGGCAAAGTGATTGTGGATGGGCAGGATTTGCTGCAACTATCAGCACCGCAACTGGCACAAGCCCGCCGACAAATCGGAATGATATTTCAGCACTTTAATTTGCTGTCGTCCCGGACTGTGTTTGATAATATTGCCTTGCCCTTAGAATTAAGCAACACCCCCAAACAAGAAATAAATACCCGCGTGCTCGATTTATTGGCTTTGGTCGGCTTACAGGAAAAACAACACGATTACCCCAGCAGTCTATCGGGCGGACAAAAGCAGCGGGTAGCCATTGCCCGTACCCTGGCCAGCAACCCCAAGGTTTTGCTTTGCGATGAGGCCACCAGTGCGCTGGACCCCGAAACCACCGGTTCTATTTTAAAATTATTAAAGGATATCAACCAACGGCTGAATATCACCATTTTGCTAATTACCCACGAAATGAACGTAGTAAAATCTATTTGCGACGAAGTAGGCGTAATCAGTAACGGCCAATTAATTGAGCAAGGCACCGTGGCCGACATATTTTCGCATCCTACAACCGAGCTGACCAAAAAGTTCATTGCCTCCTCATTAGAGATCGAATTGCCCGAAAATTTTAAAAATCGGTTAAGCAACACCCCGGATGGCGGCAAACACCCATTAATACAATTAGAGTTTTCGGGCCAATCGGTGAATGATCCGGTACTTTCCGAAACAGCGCGTACTTTTGGGGTCGACTGCAATATTATCAGCGCGCGCATGGAATATGCTGGTGGGGTAAAATTTGGTGTTATGCTGATTGAAGCCTACAGTACCGGCGAACAAACTAAACAGGTTTTGGCCTATTTTGAAGATAAACGTATTAAAACTCAATTAATAGGCTATGTCTGA